The proteins below are encoded in one region of Nostoc sp. UHCC 0870:
- a CDS encoding exonuclease SbcCD subunit D, whose protein sequence is MRLIHTSDWHLGRHLKGKDRTPEIEFTLNELLRQAKELEVDAVLIAGDIFETPNPASDAERVAYQFFEGLRNAKIPAIAIAGNHDSASRFDGIANLLSLAGVQILGKPRRVNQGGLISIETPNGKLRVAAMPFASERRLLTVENLWTMDELQQINHYRERVGYLLNNLATGFQDDSVNILMAHLTVDGAKLANSEARHHTKETYALAGQSLPAEAQYIALGHIHKPQQIPVAAPTYYSGSLIQVDFGEAEEEKGFYLIDVEPGSPAKKPEFISIPCQKPLQILECELSDYEEKLEPLRDYSGYLKVIINLQTPQIGLADKIRKICGDQVLQIEPRYPEVESRREKSVKQEEFDPVEEFKRYFQEELNTTPAPAVVAKFKELYQEIKETQDATT, encoded by the coding sequence GTGCGTTTAATTCATACATCTGACTGGCATTTGGGGCGACACCTCAAAGGCAAAGATCGTACCCCAGAGATTGAATTTACTCTGAATGAACTTTTACGACAAGCCAAAGAATTAGAAGTTGATGCGGTGTTAATTGCAGGCGATATTTTTGAAACTCCTAATCCTGCATCTGATGCTGAACGAGTTGCGTATCAGTTTTTTGAGGGGTTGCGAAATGCTAAAATTCCGGCAATTGCGATCGCAGGTAATCATGATTCTGCTTCCCGCTTTGATGGAATAGCTAATCTTTTGTCTTTAGCTGGCGTGCAGATTTTAGGGAAACCTCGTCGCGTCAACCAAGGAGGTTTAATTAGCATAGAAACGCCTAACGGCAAACTGCGTGTAGCTGCTATGCCTTTTGCTTCAGAACGGCGACTATTGACAGTTGAAAATCTGTGGACAATGGACGAGTTACAGCAAATAAACCACTACAGAGAAAGGGTAGGCTATTTGCTCAACAACTTAGCCACTGGTTTTCAAGATGATAGTGTGAATATCCTCATGGCTCACCTCACTGTTGATGGTGCTAAATTAGCCAATTCCGAAGCCCGTCATCACACCAAAGAAACCTATGCCTTGGCTGGACAAAGCCTACCTGCTGAAGCTCAGTATATTGCTCTCGGACACATCCATAAACCCCAACAAATTCCCGTTGCGGCTCCTACTTATTATTCCGGTTCTTTGATTCAAGTGGACTTTGGCGAAGCTGAGGAAGAAAAAGGATTTTATCTCATTGATGTTGAACCAGGTTCTCCTGCAAAAAAACCGGAGTTTATATCTATCCCCTGTCAAAAACCTTTGCAGATACTCGAATGTGAATTGAGTGATTACGAAGAAAAGCTAGAACCTCTCCGTGATTATTCTGGTTATCTGAAGGTAATTATCAACTTGCAAACACCTCAAATAGGATTAGCTGACAAAATTCGCAAAATTTGTGGTGATCAAGTGCTGCAAATTGAGCCACGTTATCCAGAAGTGGAATCAAGGAGGGAAAAATCTGTAAAACAAGAAGAGTTTGATCCCGTGGAAGAATTTAAGCGCTACTTCCAAGAGGAATTAAACACAACACCTGCTCCCGCCGTTGTAGCAAAGTTTAAAGAACTATATCAAGAAATCAAGGAAACCCAAGATGCGACCACTTGA
- a CDS encoding AAA family ATPase has product MRPLELTLEGFTSFRNQAKINFEKLELFAITGPTGAGKSSLLDAMTLALYGKVARKTQPKELLSQGSLKLQVSLRFLVNQTEYLVFRSWSYRTKTPQVTFKLEKQINGDFQPFGEQKEAEINAIIEKALGMNFETFTKVILLPQGQFDEFLKGKSADRRKILNNLVGYERIFENMCSQAGTRANIIKGEYNAIQEQLKNLDLSLDIELNSQRRDRSQFLGEELPRLHETVIKTQTALAAEKGLLQRLRDLANWQQQLEELNKETPKISELKQQLEQARVGDRLSATWTSVNSARHRYDKTQADVEIAAKALVEKESAFKIQEDNFQKTQAYEAEITPQLKQREEALNAAKIYEEQHRKIQEEVKRLEKILVEKNQLITEADQAVKKAEAELNQKNHILTIANNELSQSSPGGTRLEQLNQVTPLLIKWQEIQKQVESDHTKLQQITQELDTAEFNYQSVILNFQKSEAECNQSRVALDTARQKNYAAALRALLHTGDDCLVCGGIYPEAHLLPQLESSGDIKTLEKRDRAAEQNRQKATEAKTQAETTREHLKKQQIEYQKILAEKETELEAETEQIVVILNAEKWEVKALDQERQSLQKSDTNYQKYLILKEKAEAEIKASELNLNFVKTKLLDTQTQHQDLATEIDHKKTQLQEILDTLSQLTGSDSYENLFQKIEEDKRDLKHRIQHENQCYQTARDEFRQAQQSDVKAKEDFDSASAEKERLEAEWHTSLLSANFTEQIFQQSKVPPELQNQWQHKIDDYNTNKIQLETNINRETDAIGDRTTNAEIIAQYEKSVADAGEQYKQAQDEYNDLKLLIAKAEEQREQVEKLQAQLSTKQQELEIYQILSKELKSDRFQDYILQHFERELVEQATVFLLELTEQRYALKYENKEYKVEDNWSCGETRRVQTLSGGETFATSLSLALALSEKLSRGAKLGSLFIDEGFGTLDAETLQSVSSILQSLGQQEKLVGVITHVPAFGRRVRNANQSRKISRRLSNYYGVNVATCNANRSNLQS; this is encoded by the coding sequence ATGCGACCACTTGAGCTAACTTTAGAAGGTTTTACCAGTTTTCGCAATCAGGCAAAGATTAATTTTGAGAAACTGGAATTATTTGCTATTACTGGCCCAACCGGTGCCGGTAAATCATCTTTGCTTGATGCCATGACTTTGGCACTATATGGGAAAGTAGCAAGAAAAACTCAACCCAAAGAATTGTTGAGTCAGGGAAGTTTAAAATTACAGGTATCATTACGATTTTTGGTAAATCAAACTGAATATCTAGTCTTTCGCTCATGGTCATATCGTACTAAAACACCCCAAGTTACTTTTAAATTAGAAAAGCAGATAAATGGTGATTTTCAACCTTTTGGAGAACAAAAGGAAGCAGAGATTAACGCCATTATTGAGAAAGCTTTAGGGATGAATTTTGAAACTTTTACTAAAGTTATTCTGCTTCCTCAAGGACAATTTGATGAGTTCCTCAAAGGTAAAAGTGCTGATCGGCGGAAGATTTTAAACAATCTGGTTGGATATGAAAGAATTTTTGAAAATATGTGTTCTCAGGCTGGGACGCGAGCTAATATTATTAAAGGTGAATATAACGCAATTCAAGAACAGCTAAAAAATCTAGATTTATCATTAGATATAGAACTGAATTCTCAACGGCGCGATCGCTCTCAGTTTCTAGGAGAAGAACTACCCAGATTACATGAAACAGTTATCAAGACACAAACAGCTTTAGCTGCCGAAAAAGGATTATTGCAACGTCTGAGAGATTTAGCAAATTGGCAACAGCAACTTGAAGAATTAAATAAAGAAACTCCAAAAATAAGTGAATTAAAACAGCAATTAGAACAAGCACGAGTTGGCGATCGCTTATCTGCCACTTGGACATCAGTCAATTCGGCTCGTCATCGATATGACAAGACTCAAGCTGATGTTGAGATTGCTGCTAAAGCTTTGGTTGAGAAAGAATCAGCTTTTAAAATTCAAGAAGATAACTTTCAGAAAACACAAGCCTATGAAGCTGAAATTACACCGCAACTAAAACAGCGAGAAGAAGCTCTTAATGCTGCCAAAATCTATGAAGAACAGCATCGTAAAATTCAGGAAGAAGTAAAACGCTTAGAAAAAATATTAGTAGAAAAAAATCAGCTAATAACTGAGGCTGATCAAGCTGTAAAAAAGGCTGAAGCTGAATTAAATCAAAAAAATCATATATTGACGATAGCTAATAATGAACTGTCTCAATCTTCTCCTGGTGGTACAAGATTAGAGCAACTTAATCAAGTGACACCACTACTAATTAAATGGCAAGAAATCCAAAAGCAAGTTGAAAGCGATCACACGAAGTTACAACAAATTACTCAAGAGTTAGACACTGCTGAGTTTAATTATCAATCTGTTATTTTAAACTTCCAAAAATCTGAAGCTGAATGCAATCAATCTCGTGTTGCATTAGATACTGCTAGACAAAAAAATTATGCTGCGGCTTTACGTGCATTGCTGCATACGGGTGATGATTGTCTAGTATGCGGTGGAATTTATCCAGAAGCCCACTTATTACCACAACTAGAATCTTCAGGTGATATCAAAACACTAGAAAAACGCGATCGCGCTGCTGAACAAAATCGCCAAAAAGCTACTGAAGCAAAAACCCAAGCTGAAACCACAAGAGAACATCTGAAGAAACAACAAATTGAATATCAAAAAATATTAGCAGAAAAAGAAACTGAACTTGAAGCAGAGACAGAACAAATTGTTGTCATATTAAATGCAGAGAAATGGGAGGTTAAGGCACTTGATCAAGAACGCCAATCACTACAAAAAAGTGATACTAATTATCAGAAATATTTAATACTTAAAGAAAAAGCAGAGGCGGAAATTAAAGCTAGTGAACTCAATTTGAATTTTGTTAAAACTAAGTTATTAGATACGCAAACTCAACATCAAGACCTAGCAACTGAAATAGACCACAAAAAAACACAACTTCAGGAAATATTAGATACACTTTCCCAGCTTACTGGTAGTGATTCTTATGAGAATTTATTCCAAAAAATAGAAGAAGATAAACGAGATTTAAAGCATCGCATTCAGCATGAAAATCAGTGCTATCAAACTGCTCGTGATGAATTTCGGCAAGCTCAACAAAGTGATGTCAAGGCAAAAGAAGACTTTGATTCAGCTTCTGCTGAAAAGGAACGTCTAGAAGCTGAATGGCATACTAGTTTACTATCCGCAAACTTTACAGAGCAAATATTTCAGCAATCTAAAGTACCCCCAGAACTGCAAAATCAATGGCAGCATAAAATTGATGATTACAACACTAATAAAATTCAGTTAGAAACTAATATTAATCGAGAAACTGACGCAATTGGTGACAGAACTACAAACGCAGAAATAATTGCCCAGTATGAAAAATCTGTTGCTGATGCTGGAGAACAATATAAACAAGCACAAGATGAATACAACGATTTAAAACTTTTGATTGCTAAAGCTGAGGAACAGCGAGAACAAGTAGAGAAATTGCAAGCACAACTATCTACCAAACAACAAGAGCTAGAAATATATCAAATTTTGTCCAAAGAGTTGAAATCGGATCGCTTTCAAGACTATATTCTCCAGCATTTTGAACGTGAACTAGTAGAACAAGCAACAGTCTTTTTGCTGGAACTTACAGAACAGCGATATGCATTGAAATATGAAAATAAAGAATATAAAGTAGAAGATAACTGGAGTTGTGGTGAAACAAGACGAGTCCAAACCCTATCCGGTGGTGAAACCTTTGCTACTTCTTTATCCCTAGCTTTGGCACTTTCAGAAAAGTTGTCTAGAGGAGCTAAATTAGGTAGTCTGTTTATAGATGAGGGATTTGGAACATTAGATGCTGAAACTCTGCAAAGTGTCTCAAGTATCCTACAATCTTTGGGTCAGCAAGAAAAATTAGTTGGCGTGATCACTCACGTTCCCGCCTTTGGGAGAAGAGTTAGGAACGCAAATCAAAGTAGAAAAATTTCCAGAAGGCTCTCGAATTATTATGGCGTAAATGTAGCGACCTGCAATGCTAATCGCTCAAACCTGCAATCATGA